One segment of Ketobacter sp. MCCC 1A13808 DNA contains the following:
- the rpoD gene encoding RNA polymerase sigma factor RpoD: MTTDKEQQKSQLKQLITKGKEQGFLTYAEVNDHLPADITDPDQIEDIIGMINDMGIPVHEVAPETDELLLGENSNSTDEDAAEEAAAALASVESEPGRTTDPVRMYMREMGTVELLTREGEIVIAKRIEEGIRQVMHALAYWPGCIETVLGEYNRVTEAEEGRLSEVIAGFISEEDEIAQPTPIVAPSANDDANKKDDDSDDDDDDDDDTSNEIDPELAKERFGELESLYKKAEAAIAKHGRDSKRAETALAKLADNFVTFKLVPRLFNQVESEIRDTLTAIRGSERNIMNSCIRLAKMPRKDFIRSFPGNEVDLEWLDGHIKAGKPYAQGLENVRPDVLRAQRRMVQLQELIGLTIPEIKEVNRRMSIGEAKARRAKKEMVEANLRLVISIAKKYTNRGLQFLDLIQEGNIGLMKAVDKFEYRRGYKFSTYATWWIRQAITRSIADQARTIRIPVHMIETINKLNRVSRQMLQEMGREPTPEELGIRLEMPEDKVRKVLKIAKEPISMETPIGDDEDSHLGDFIEDATIDSPVDSATIEGLMEATRSVLAGLTAREAKVLSMRFGIDMNTDHTLEEVGKQFDVTRERIRQIEAKALRKLRHPSRSEHLRSFLDSET, from the coding sequence ATGACGACCGATAAAGAACAGCAAAAGTCCCAGCTAAAACAACTAATTACTAAGGGAAAGGAACAAGGTTTCCTGACCTACGCGGAAGTGAACGACCACCTTCCCGCTGACATCACCGATCCGGATCAGATCGAAGATATCATTGGTATGATTAACGACATGGGCATTCCGGTACACGAAGTGGCGCCGGAAACCGATGAGTTGTTGCTGGGAGAAAATTCCAATAGCACAGACGAAGACGCTGCTGAAGAAGCCGCTGCCGCCCTGGCATCGGTGGAAAGCGAACCCGGCCGCACGACCGACCCAGTACGTATGTATATGCGTGAAATGGGCACCGTGGAGCTGCTGACCCGGGAAGGCGAAATCGTCATTGCGAAACGCATCGAAGAAGGCATTCGACAAGTCATGCACGCCCTCGCCTACTGGCCTGGCTGTATCGAAACCGTATTAGGTGAGTACAACCGAGTCACCGAAGCGGAAGAAGGCCGACTTTCCGAAGTGATTGCCGGATTCATCTCTGAAGAAGACGAAATCGCACAACCGACTCCAATTGTGGCGCCAAGTGCCAATGATGACGCCAACAAGAAAGACGACGACAGTGACGACGACGATGATGACGACGACGATACCAGCAACGAGATTGATCCGGAGCTGGCTAAAGAGCGTTTTGGCGAACTGGAATCGCTATACAAAAAAGCCGAAGCTGCCATTGCCAAACATGGCCGCGATTCCAAACGAGCTGAAACCGCCCTGGCTAAACTGGCGGACAATTTTGTTACCTTTAAGCTAGTGCCTCGCCTGTTCAATCAGGTGGAATCGGAAATCAGGGATACCCTGACGGCGATTCGCGGCAGTGAGCGTAACATCATGAACAGCTGTATCCGGCTGGCCAAGATGCCACGAAAAGACTTCATCCGGAGCTTCCCCGGCAACGAAGTGGATCTGGAATGGCTGGATGGCCATATCAAGGCCGGTAAGCCATATGCACAAGGCTTGGAAAACGTGCGTCCGGATGTTCTGCGTGCACAACGTCGCATGGTTCAACTGCAGGAACTGATCGGCCTCACTATTCCCGAAATCAAGGAAGTGAACCGCCGCATGTCCATCGGTGAAGCCAAAGCCCGCCGCGCTAAAAAGGAAATGGTAGAAGCCAACTTACGTTTGGTTATCTCCATCGCCAAAAAGTACACCAACCGCGGCCTGCAATTCCTGGATCTGATTCAGGAAGGCAACATCGGCTTGATGAAGGCAGTAGACAAGTTCGAATACCGCCGTGGTTACAAGTTCTCCACCTACGCAACCTGGTGGATTCGGCAGGCCATTACCCGCTCCATTGCGGACCAGGCACGCACCATCCGTATTCCGGTGCACATGATCGAAACCATCAACAAGCTGAACCGGGTATCCCGCCAAATGCTTCAGGAAATGGGCCGCGAGCCGACCCCTGAAGAATTGGGCATACGCCTGGAAATGCCGGAAGACAAAGTACGCAAAGTGCTGAAGATTGCCAAAGAACCTATCTCCATGGAAACGCCGATCGGCGACGATGAAGATTCGCACCTGGGTGATTTTATCGAAGACGCCACCATCGACTCGCCCGTGGATTCCGCCACGATCGAAGGCCTGATGGAAGCCACCCGATCAGTACTGGCTGGCCTAACCGCAAGGGAAGCCAAAGTACTCAGCATGCGTTTCGGTATCGATATGAACACGGATCACACCCTGGAAGAAGTCGGCAAGCAGTTCGACGTCACCCGGGAACGAATTCGTCAGATCGAAGCCAAAGCCCTGCGCAAACTGCGCCATCCGAGCCGTTCGGAGCACCTGCGCAGCTTCCTGGACAGTGAAACGTAA
- a CDS encoding acyl-ACP thioesterase domain-containing protein, translating into MPMMTTEILTRGYELDGTRTIPPAVLIRYMEWGRWEFLNSEQNTFRHAINSLVVAAQSLVVLAPVVERINLEISVWLSRVGNTSLDISQMIVDKESKMAIALGRATLVNVDSRRRPKVVAETVKDFIDTSPANFDGRLFPKIQNSLPIESVKSIERRVMPSEIDLLKHVNHSRYVDYVEDARKLLFPEQAEMRDPIFGLTLEYKTEALNGQLLTIDVSPLKSQAAFQSQIRHGQDIVANAIVQLTQ; encoded by the coding sequence ATGCCTATGATGACGACAGAGATACTAACTCGCGGTTACGAACTGGATGGGACCAGGACCATTCCTCCTGCTGTACTGATACGTTATATGGAGTGGGGGCGGTGGGAGTTTCTGAATTCAGAGCAAAATACCTTTCGTCACGCCATCAATAGTCTGGTGGTTGCAGCCCAAAGTCTGGTTGTGCTGGCGCCGGTCGTCGAGCGCATTAATCTGGAAATAAGCGTTTGGCTAAGCCGCGTAGGCAATACCAGCCTGGATATTTCCCAAATGATCGTTGATAAAGAATCGAAAATGGCGATCGCTTTGGGGCGCGCTACGCTGGTGAATGTCGATTCCCGACGTCGTCCAAAAGTGGTAGCGGAAACGGTCAAAGATTTTATAGACACTTCACCCGCTAACTTCGACGGTAGACTGTTCCCGAAAATCCAAAACAGCCTCCCGATTGAATCTGTAAAATCCATCGAAAGAAGAGTAATGCCCAGTGAAATTGATTTGCTAAAACACGTCAATCATTCACGGTATGTTGATTATGTAGAGGATGCGCGCAAATTACTGTTTCCGGAACAAGCAGAGATGAGGGATCCCATCTTCGGTCTGACCCTGGAATATAAAACAGAAGCACTGAACGGCCAGTTGCTTACTATTGATGTTTCGCCCTTAAAATCCCAAGCCGCTTTTCAATCCCAAATTCGCCATGGTCAAGACATCGTAGCGAACGCGATTGTGCAGCTCACACAATAG